The genomic DNA TCACTATCTCATTCGGTTCAATATAAAATGTTTCACCAGAGGATGAAATAGATATCACATTCCCCTTAATCTTATTCTTAAAACTAGCCTTAAGTGCAATAGTATATTTATCTGATTTATAATAGACAAGAGTCGATGTTAAATATTCTGAATTTAAAGCTATTATTTTCTTTATCTGCTTTTCTATTCTTTTGTCTAAATTTTTAATCTCAAAATCAATCTCATCATAATCTTTAACAACACCTCTCTTTATCTTAAGCTCATCAGTATCAATATACCTAGATAAAACCCCTAATAAATGCTTAAGACTTGGGTCTAGAAACAATAAATCTTTTAAACTTCCAATTTCATTTTTAGCTTTAAATTCATTTCTATCTAAGAAAAAATTTATTCTTAAAACTTCTTCTAGAAAAAAAATAATATTCCTAATTTCTTCAATAGAAACTCTTGAATTCTCCTTAAGAAGTAAAACAATAGAATCACTTATACTCTCTAGATAAGAATTTGGATATTCATCATAAACTTCAATAAGATTCCTAATCAACTTAACAAAAAAACATATTTTATTAAGCTCTTCCTTTTCTTTTAGCATTCTTTGACTGTTAAAAAGATTAATGGTATCTGAAATAACTACATAAGAAGAGACTATAGATAATATTTGATAAAAATTAATTTTTTCTAGATATTTATCTTGCATAGCTTTTATATCTCTTAAGCTCATCTAAAATTTTTAAGTAACTTTTATATCTATCTTCTGAAACTTTAAATCCAATTTGAGTCATTATAAAGCAATTTGGCTCATTTATATGTAAGCAAGAATTAAACCTGCATAAATCATTTAAACCCCTAAATTCTCTAAAGCAATGCTTAAGTTTCAAATAGTCTAAGGTTTCAATCCCAAACTCTTTAACGCCTGGAGTATCCATTACTATTCCATTATCTGAATGAAAAGCCATAGCATAAACTGTAGTATGTCTTCCTCTAGCATACTTATAAGATATTTCATTTATAGCCTGTGCCGCATTTAAATCAATCAAATTTATAAGTGAAGATTTCCCTACTCCAGACTGTCCAATAAAAGAAGTTTTAAAATCCTTAATAATTGATTTTAATTCTTCAATACCCTGTAAAGTAACAGCAGAAGTTTGAATAACTCTATATCCTAAATCTTCATAAATTTTAATCAAAGTTGCAGCTCTCTTAGTTATGCCTTCATCAACTTTATTTAGCAAAATAATCGGAGTAATCCCTTGATCCTCAGCAACTATTAATATCCTGTCAATAAATGAATTTTTTATCTCAGGAAGTGAAGCAGAACTAACAATTAAAATACTATCAATATTTGATACAATAACTTGCCTAAGACCAGCCTTTTTATTATAACGCCAAAAAATATTTCTGCGTTCCAATCTCTCTTTAATATATACCTTACACTCGTCATAAATATCTCCTAACACAAAATCACCAGGTACCAAAGGACTATATTCCTTATTTTGAATATTTAAAACCTTACCCTTAATAACTCCTTCATAAATTAAATTGGTCTTAACTTCGATAATAGAATAAATGTTATTAACACCCCAGAGAACTTCAAATTTAAGGTCATTCAATCAATTATTCCTTTAAATTGAAGACTATATTTTTCACAAAAACTTTTATAAAAACACAAATTTTCATCTTTTGTTAAATAAAAGTAATTTGTAAAAGCATCATCACTATCAGTAATTTTTACCGTCCTAGCAAGTTCATTTGCTACAGCTGCACGATTTTCATAAATAGGAATTTCTAAAAAATTTTCAATCATATCTTTAATATGCAAATAATGAGTACACCCTAAAAAAATTACATCTCGTCTGCTGGCTTTAACCTCTATTTTTAAGGATTCCAAACATCTCAATGCATGATCTTTAAACCTATCTCCATACTCTACAAAATTTATAAGTTCTCCGGCAGTCCTTAACATTAAATCACCATGTAATCTCTTTTCATTTTGAACAAATTCGCTATTAATAGTAGTATCCGTTGCTATTAAAATAACCTTTTTGGATACTAGTTCTTCTACTAAACTAATTGAAGGCAAGGTATATATTACAGGAAAAGTAAAATCTAACTTACCATATGTAATAACAGATGCTGTATTACAGGCAAAAACAATCGAAGAAATATTACAAATTTCTCTCAATTTTAAAATTAGTTTTAGTATCTCTTTTAAAAGAAACTCTGAAGTCTTCTCCCCATAAGGAAAATTTTTATTATCCGCAATATAAACATAGTTTTGCTTACTAAGTCTACTTTTTATATACTCAAAATAAGATAATCCACCTATCCCTGAATCAAAAATAACTACCACATCTTTTAAATTGCTCATAGTCTTGTTTTAAATTTAAGTATAGATATTAATTTATTTTCTTTCAATAAGCACAAATATTAAGAACACTGTATGCTAAAACTACTATATATTTAAGCTATAATAATTATAAATTAAGTTAAGTTATATTAAGAGGAAGTATGTACAAAAGTATAAAAGATATTCTAGACAACCCTATAATAGAGAGTGAAATTACAGTAAAAGGATGGATTAGGACAAAACGTAGCAATGGTAAAATTTCATTTGTCGAAATCAATGACGGTTCAAATATTAAAGGAATTCAAGCGGTCATTGATGAAGAAGATTCTAACTTTCAAGAGAAAGAACTTAAAAGGCTTGCAACAGGAGCCAGCATATCCTTAACGGGAATTCTAATTTTAAGTCCTGCAAAAGGACAAACACACGAAATTAAAACGATAAGCTTCAATATAATTGGAGAAGCAGATCAAGAAACATATCCTTTACAAAAAAAAAGGCATTCCTTTGAATTCTTAAGAGAAATTCCTCATTTAAGAATACGAACTAACACATTTGGAGCTGTTGCCAGAGTTAGGAATCAAGTTTCTTACAAAATTCATGAATACTTTCAAAAAAATGGATTTGTATATGTAAATACTCCAATAATCACATCAAATGATGGAGAAGGATGTGGAGAGATGTTTCGAGTTTCCACTCTAGACCTTAAAAGTATTTCAAAGGGTAAAGAAATTGATTTTAAAGACGATTTTTTTGGAAGAGAAGTATTCCTTGATGTAACTGGTCAACTACATGGCGAAGCCTATGCAATGGCCTTATCAAAAATATATACATTTGGCCCAACATTTAGAGCAGAAAATTCTAATACAACACGCCATGCTTCAGAATTCTGGATGATTGAACCTGAGATAGCATTTTGTACACTTGAAGATAATATTAAATTAGCAGAAGATTGCCTTAAATATATTCTAAGAGAAGTTCTAAATAATTGTAGTCAAGACATGGAATTCTTTGATAATTTTATTGAAAAGGGTTTAATAAAA from Borrelia turcica IST7 includes the following:
- the rsgA gene encoding ribosome small subunit-dependent GTPase A codes for the protein MNDLKFEVLWGVNNIYSIIEVKTNLIYEGVIKGKVLNIQNKEYSPLVPGDFVLGDIYDECKVYIKERLERRNIFWRYNKKAGLRQVIVSNIDSILIVSSASLPEIKNSFIDRILIVAEDQGITPIILLNKVDEGITKRAATLIKIYEDLGYRVIQTSAVTLQGIEELKSIIKDFKTSFIGQSGVGKSSLINLIDLNAAQAINEISYKYARGRHTTVYAMAFHSDNGIVMDTPGVKEFGIETLDYLKLKHCFREFRGLNDLCRFNSCLHINEPNCFIMTQIGFKVSEDRYKSYLKILDELKRYKSYAR
- the murI gene encoding glutamate racemase, with translation MSNLKDVVVIFDSGIGGLSYFEYIKSRLSKQNYVYIADNKNFPYGEKTSEFLLKEILKLILKLREICNISSIVFACNTASVITYGKLDFTFPVIYTLPSISLVEELVSKKVILIATDTTINSEFVQNEKRLHGDLMLRTAGELINFVEYGDRFKDHALRCLESLKIEVKASRRDVIFLGCTHYLHIKDMIENFLEIPIYENRAAVANELARTVKITDSDDAFTNYFYLTKDENLCFYKSFCEKYSLQFKGIID
- the asnS gene encoding asparagine--tRNA ligase; its protein translation is MYKSIKDILDNPIIESEITVKGWIRTKRSNGKISFVEINDGSNIKGIQAVIDEEDSNFQEKELKRLATGASISLTGILILSPAKGQTHEIKTISFNIIGEADQETYPLQKKRHSFEFLREIPHLRIRTNTFGAVARVRNQVSYKIHEYFQKNGFVYVNTPIITSNDGEGCGEMFRVSTLDLKSISKGKEIDFKDDFFGREVFLDVTGQLHGEAYAMALSKIYTFGPTFRAENSNTTRHASEFWMIEPEIAFCTLEDNIKLAEDCLKYILREVLNNCSQDMEFFDNFIEKGLIKKIENVINSNFEVITYTQAIKKLENTNKAFETKPYWGIDLQTEHERYLTEEIFKKPTVVIDYPKEFKAFYMKMNEDNKTVKGMDILVPRIGEIIGGSEREDNLEKLNKRIKELNLDVETLNWYLDLRRFGSTPHSGFGLGLERLVQYVTGMVNIRDVIPFPRTPKNICF